A single window of Solea senegalensis isolate Sse05_10M unplaced genomic scaffold, IFAPA_SoseM_1 scf7180000014118, whole genome shotgun sequence DNA harbors:
- the dnttip2 gene encoding deoxynucleotidyltransferase terminal-interacting protein 2, with protein MVATRRGGRENAPDQTDSERQQSSDVPATPSTGRKTRSAVKPPTSPPMSLLKRCTRAARLHSPEQPCTPVGSVHEADVSDLESCCSVLSDVEPSATRTRSRRRLPRAVVQGDEEISEVESCSSAVSASKAGQITRRSTRRKKAPECVEGEKVKVDQILESDSCSSVLSKSKRVTRSQRKGAQTEDTEVSDAESCMSSVSGAEGSQSTARRSRRSRKSIHHIPLNLDEASEHSNSPAPRSRPTRAVRKKAQAVEVVNETLSPDSEGFESGPTYSVATRRRAKSQSTGPIAVDSDLDLTDRGTPCSSRTGSGNSSYRSQVTRRSVKNLCVVLEKAIEPIKEDSSLNDSRLESTVISEDADCTLVEECESQTLEEKDDIRKTEGDAENIEKGEEVVIEPAVMAIDQQEELSAENKDGDTTEVEMMQEMIQSSEPVKACQPVLVTCEKASGITEEQGQTMDVSDVEAPSSQGDESVDAVVEAQSSVDEKMEVGTLNTDAQQVVETSEEQVQSIQVTSHQEHKITVDSDSDHKPPDVVVQKAKVISLLDSSDDEDDDAEEEKEVSGDDEKEEEDEDLEYKRGESSKMSETAASSVEGLFMIDTRPGEEADELYYKERGEAETTEAEQEEQDEEFVDEEGDDDDDDAGLLFSNQNLKAMSTRIDPGIRMKELGGLYINFGDRKSKPVSTSLQKVKETKIQDEVMKKSVIGPDFEKKETVPPYSESKHAVKLKNRVERQKTTGDAWFNMKAPEITQELKGDLRVLKMRSSMDPKRFYKKNDRDGFPKYFQVGTVVDSPVDFYHSRVPKKERKRTMVEELLADAEFRQKNKRKYQQAVTEKASQAAGKRNKKKNKFHKK; from the exons ATGGTGGCCACCAGGAGAGGAGGACGCGAGAATGCTCCAGACCAAACGGATTCAGAGCGGCAGCAGTCCTCCGACGTCCCG GCCACTCCTTCCACTGGTCGGAAAACAAGGAGCGCTGTTAAACCTCCAACATCTCCACCAATGTCCTTGTTAAAAAGATGCACCAGAGCCGCCAGACTCCACAGTCCAGAGCAGCCATGCACACCAGTGGGCTCAGTCCATGAAGCGGACGTGTCAGACTTGGagtcctgctgctctgtgttgtCTGACGTCGAGCCATCTGCAACACGCACAAGAAGTAGGAGAAGACTGCCCCGTGCAGTTGTTCAGGGAGATGAGGAAATATCTGAAGTGGAGTCATGCTCCTCCGCAGTGTCTGCATCGAAAGCTGGCCAAATTACTCGCCGTAGCACAAGGAGAAAAAAGGCTCCCGAATGTGttgagggggaaaaagtcaAAGTTGACCAGATTTTGGAGAGCGACTCCTGCAGTTCTGTGTTGTCCAAATCCAAGAGAGTCACCAGAAGCCAGAGAAAAGGTGCTCAAACTGAGGACACAGAGGTCTCAGATGCTGAAAGCTGCATGTCAAGTGTTTCAGGAGCTGAAGGGTCTCAGTCCACTGCTCGCAGAAGCAGAAGATCTAGAAAGTCAATACATCACATCCCCTTAAACCTAGATGAGGCCTCAGAACACTCTAATTCCCCTGCCCCGAGAAGTCGACCAACCAGGGCTgtaagaaaaaaagcacaagcCGTTGAAGTTGTAAATGAGACCCTGTCACCTGACTCTGAAGGGTTTGAGTCAGGGCCAACTTACAGTGTGGCCACTCGTAGACGGGCCAAGTCCCAATCCACAGGTCCTATAGCCGTGGACTCTGACTTGGatttgacagacagaggaaCACCCTGCAGCAGCCGCACAGGCTCAGGAAACAGCAGTTATCGTTCTCAGGTAACCAGACGCTCAGTCAAAAATCTTTGTGTTGTTCTAGAGAAAGCAATAGAGCCGATTAAAGAGGACAGTTCATTAAATGACTCCAGGTTAGAAAGCACAGTGATCTCTGAAGATGCAGACTGTACACTGGTAGAGGAATGTGAGAGCCAGACATTAGAAGAAAAAGACGACATTAGGAAGACTGAGGGAGATGCAGAAAATATAGAAAAGGGAGAAGAAGTTGTTATTGAGCCTGCAGTGATGGCCATAGACCAGCAGGAGGAGCTGTCTGCTGAAAATAAAGATGGGGATACCACAGAGGTGGAAATGATGCAGGAAATGATCCAGTCATCAGAGCCGGTAAAGGCTTGCCAGCCAGTCCTAGTAACATGTGAGAAGGCCTCTGGAATCACTGAAGAGCAGGGTCAAACAATGGATGTATCTGATGTGGAAGCTCCCTCATCACAAGGAGATGAATCTGTAGACGCAGTTGTAGAGGCCCAGTCCAGTGTGGATGAGAAAATGGAAGTTGGCACGCTGAACACAGATGCTCAGCAGGTGGTTGAGACCAGTGAAGAACAAGTCCAGTCCATTCAGGTAACGTCTCACCAGGAGCACAAGATCACAGTGGACTCTGACTCTGACCACAAACCCCCGGATGTCGTCGTACAAAAAGCAAAGGTTATCAGCCTGTTGGACAGCAgcgatgatgaagatgacgatgCCGAAGAGGAGAAGGAAGTTTCTGGAGAtgatgagaaggaggaggaggatgaggactTGGAGTACAAGAGAGGAGAATCCTCCAAGATGTCCGAAACAGCTGCATCATCAGTTGAAGGACTGTTTATGATTGACACACGGCCCGGTGAAGAGGCTGATGAACTTTACTACAAGGAAAGaggagaagctgaaacaacagaaGCTGAacaggaggagcaggatgaGGAATTTGTGGATGAGGagggtgacgatgatgatgatgatgcaggaCTCCTCTTCTCAAATCAAAATct GAAGGCAATGTCGACCCGCATTGACCCAGGCATCAGAATGAAGGAGCTTGGGGGTTTATACATCAATTTTGGTGACAGAAAATCAAAACCTGTCTCCACTTCGCTGCAGAAAGTAAAGGAAACGAAGATCCAAGATGAG GTGATGAAGAAAAGTGTGATTGGACCGGACTTTGAAAAGAAGGAGACGGTGCCTCCATACAGTGAATCTAAACACGCTGTAAAACTGAAGAACAGA gTTGAGAGGCAGAAAACAACAGGAGATGCTTGGTTTAACATGAAAGCCCCTGAGATCACTCAGGAGTTGAAAGGAGACCTCAGAGTCCTGAAGATGAGGAGCTCCATGGACCCCAAAAGGTTCTACAAGAAGAACGACAGAGACGGGTTCCCCAAGTATTTTCAG GTTGGTACTGTGGTGGACAGTCCAGTCGACTTTTATCATTCCCGTGTTCccaagaaagagaggaagaggacgatggtggaggagctgctggctGATGCTGAGTTTAGACA GAAAAATAAGAGGAAATACCAGCAAGCTGTGACGGAGAAAGCATCGCAGGCAGCTGGCAagaggaacaagaagaagaataaattCCATAAGAAGTGA
- the gclm gene encoding glutamate--cysteine ligase regulatory subunit gives MDPQNSTNDVNAEENMLLTHARTLRIHTGNLVNRNRLKKKCPSSPSEELRDCIQATLSDWLSMTKPPSEDLTDTLDCSVPQATDVITPEEREEVKVSVKLFLCDPIQSSIRDAVELGCQTLAVSQLDSVIIAPPALVEGDSLTLAHLQPTWEELETLVRSQRIAAIGTSDLDKDLLEQLHTWAQVKPSSNQVNLASCCVMPPDLTAFAKEFDIQLLTHSDPKELMSAAAFQEAVQEGTQDLNVVDWRLEWVLRYSIIVKSRGIIKSKGYLVSARKTNP, from the exons ATGGATCCTCAAAACAGCACTAACGACGTAAACGCTGAGGAAAATATGTTGCTGACCCACGCCAGGACTCTCCGGATCCACACCGGGAATCTGGTGAATAGGAATCGCCTGAAAAAGAAGTGTCCATCCTCTCCCAGCGAGGAG CTTCGAGACTGCATTCAAGCTACACTGAGTGACTGGCTTTCCATGACTAAGCCACCATCTGAG GACCTTACAGATACGCTGGATTGTTCTGTTCCACAAGCAACAGATGTGATTACAcctgaggagagggaggaggtgaaggtcTCAG TCAAACTGTTCCTGTGTGACCCGATTCAGTCCTCGATCAGAGATGCTGTGGAATTGG GCTGCCAGACACTGGCGGTGTCCCAGCTTGACTCTGTGATCATAGCACCACCTGCGCTTGTGGAGGGTGATAGTTTAACATTGGCCCATCTTCAGCCAACATGGGAGGAGTTGGAGACACTGGTCAGGAGCCAACGTATTGCTGCTATTGGCACCTCTGACCTGGACAAAGATCTGCTGGAACAGCTCCACACCTGGGCACAG GTGAAGCCCAGCAGTAACCAGGTAAACCTGGCCTCCTGCTGTGTGATGCCTCCTGACCTGACAGCCTTTGCTAAAGAGTTTGACAtccagctgctcacacacagcgATCCAAAAg AGTTGATGTCAGCTGCTGCCTTTCAGGAGGCAGTACAGGAGGGGACACAGGACCTGAATGTGGTTGACTGGAGGTTGGAGTGGGTCCTACGCTACTCCATTATTGTCAAGAGCAGAGGCATCATCAAGTCTAAAGGCTATCTTGTCAGTGCAAGGAAGACAAACCCTTAG